One Planctomycetota bacterium DNA segment encodes these proteins:
- the cysT gene encoding sulfate ABC transporter permease subunit CysT, which translates to MAHHVLPGFRLSLGATLGYLGVLVVLPLLACVFRAATLTSSQFWGAVWTERVRAAYAFTFGASLASALASTLFGVLVAWVLVRYDFWGKSLVDSLIDLPFALPTAVAGLVYSSLYVENGWLGRFLVPLGVHGAYSRFAVVLVLTFLGLPFVVRALQPVLETLDPDAEEAAHLLGANRWHTFFKVILPHIMPAAVTGFALSFARALGEYGSVVFVSGNMPFKTEIASVLIVARLEEFAYSEATAIAVVLLAASFTMLVIINLLERWSLGHAT; encoded by the coding sequence ATGGCTCATCACGTACTACCTGGATTCCGTCTTAGCCTGGGCGCGACGCTCGGCTACCTCGGCGTGCTGGTCGTGCTGCCGCTGTTGGCGTGCGTCTTTCGTGCGGCCACGCTGACGTCGTCGCAGTTTTGGGGGGCGGTGTGGACCGAGCGCGTGCGCGCCGCGTACGCCTTCACGTTCGGCGCGTCGCTGGCCTCGGCTTTGGCCAGCACGCTGTTTGGCGTGCTGGTGGCCTGGGTCTTGGTCCGCTACGACTTCTGGGGCAAAAGTCTGGTCGACTCGCTGATCGATTTGCCCTTCGCCCTGCCGACGGCCGTAGCGGGCCTGGTTTATTCGAGCCTGTATGTCGAGAACGGCTGGCTGGGCCGCTTCCTCGTGCCGCTGGGCGTCCACGGCGCCTACTCGCGGTTCGCCGTGGTGTTGGTGCTGACGTTTCTGGGCCTGCCGTTCGTGGTCCGGGCGTTGCAGCCGGTGCTCGAGACGCTCGATCCCGACGCCGAAGAGGCGGCCCACCTGTTGGGGGCCAATCGCTGGCACACTTTCTTCAAGGTGATCCTGCCCCACATCATGCCGGCCGCGGTCACCGGCTTTGCCCTGTCGTTCGCTCGCGCGCTGGGCGAGTACGGCTCGGTGGTGTTCGTCTCGGGGAACATGCCGTTCAAGACCGAGATCGCCTCGGTGCTGATCGTCGCCCGCTTGGAAGAGTTCGCCTACAGCGAAGCCACGGCCATCGCCGTGGTGCTACTGGCCGCGTCGTTCACGATGCTGGTGATCATCAACCTGCTGGAACGCTGGAGCCTTGGCCATGCAACCTAG
- a CDS encoding sulfate/molybdate ABC transporter ATP-binding protein, producing the protein MSIRVTQLTKRFSKFTALDNVSLEIPHGSLTALLGPSGSGKTTLLRIIAGLETADAGTVLYQDQDVTRRSARDRNVGFVFQHYALFRHMTVFENIAFGLRVRKIAKAEIRRRVETLLHLIRLAGFEQRVPSQLSGGQRQRVALARALAIQPSVLLLDEPFGALDAKVRQELRQWLRRLHDEIGMTTVFVTHDQEEAFEVADRVVVMNHGTIEQVGTPQQVFEQPANPFVMDFLGNVNVFSGRVQNGKASWGGMEVEYPDYPHGESRDAKVYVRPHELDIERYAVSEQAIRITVERVNPTGSVAKIYGTSLDFGSAIHVELTPDRYAELNLQEGETVFVAPRRVRVFLPEYSI; encoded by the coding sequence ATGAGTATCCGCGTCACACAACTCACCAAGCGCTTCAGCAAATTCACGGCCTTGGACAACGTGAGCCTGGAAATCCCGCACGGGTCGCTGACCGCGCTGCTGGGACCGTCGGGCTCGGGTAAGACGACCTTGCTGCGGATCATCGCCGGGCTCGAGACGGCCGACGCGGGGACCGTGCTCTATCAAGACCAAGACGTCACCCGTCGGTCGGCGCGCGACCGGAACGTGGGGTTCGTGTTCCAGCACTACGCCCTGTTCCGGCACATGACGGTGTTCGAGAACATCGCCTTCGGCCTGCGCGTGCGCAAGATCGCCAAAGCCGAAATCCGTCGCCGCGTCGAGACTTTGTTGCACCTGATCCGCCTAGCAGGTTTCGAGCAGCGCGTCCCGTCACAGCTTTCCGGCGGCCAGCGCCAGCGCGTGGCGCTGGCCCGGGCCTTGGCCATCCAGCCATCGGTGCTGCTGTTGGACGAGCCGTTCGGCGCGCTCGACGCCAAGGTGCGGCAAGAACTGCGCCAGTGGCTCCGCCGGCTGCACGACGAAATCGGCATGACCACGGTCTTTGTCACCCACGACCAGGAAGAGGCGTTCGAGGTCGCCGACCGCGTGGTGGTGATGAACCACGGCACGATCGAGCAAGTCGGCACGCCGCAGCAAGTGTTCGAGCAGCCGGCCAATCCGTTCGTGATGGACTTCCTGGGGAACGTGAATGTCTTCAGCGGCCGCGTCCAGAACGGCAAGGCGTCGTGGGGCGGAATGGAAGTCGAGTATCCCGACTACCCGCACGGCGAATCGCGCGACGCGAAAGTTTATGTTCGTCCGCACGAGCTCGACATCGAGCGCTATGCCGTGAGCGAACAGGCGATCCGGATCACCGTCGAGCGCGTGAATCCGACCGGTTCGGTGGCGAAGATCTACGGCACCTCGCTCGACTTCGGCTCGGCGATCCATGTCGAGCTCACGCCGGATCGTTACGCCGAGCTGAACCTGCAAGAAGGGGAAACCGTGTTCGTCGCCCCGCGACGCGTGCGGGTTTTCTTGCCGGAGTACAGCATCTAG
- a CDS encoding sulfate ABC transporter substrate-binding protein — translation MIYHRLWSWLAVAAVALGVGTLAGCNSSSSANSPAVAGGEAKPAVAAKKVELLNASYDPTRELWRDLNAAFIASYQKSDNVAVDIAQSHGGSGSQARAVADGLEADVVTLALWSDTDAIRKTGLISSGWEERLPNHSSPYYSTIVFVVRKGNPKQIKDWTDLTRDGVQVITPSPKTSGNGKLSFLAAWGSVTSRGGSEEDSLKLVRQLYEHTPVLDSAARGATVTFAQKKIGDVHLTWENEAYLEIKESKGELEIVYPPVSVRAEPSVAVVDKNVDKKGTRAAAEAYLKFTYTDEGQEIIAKNFYRPISESVASRHAADFPTIKLFPINSLGGSWDEINKKFFAEGAAFDQIYAKK, via the coding sequence ATGATTTACCATCGTCTTTGGTCCTGGCTCGCCGTGGCTGCCGTCGCCCTGGGGGTAGGAACCCTGGCGGGCTGCAACTCGTCGTCGAGCGCCAACTCGCCTGCCGTCGCCGGCGGCGAAGCCAAGCCAGCCGTGGCCGCCAAGAAGGTCGAGCTGCTTAACGCCTCGTACGACCCCACGCGCGAATTGTGGCGCGACCTGAACGCGGCCTTCATCGCCAGCTATCAGAAGAGCGACAACGTCGCGGTCGACATCGCCCAATCGCACGGCGGCTCGGGCAGCCAGGCCCGAGCCGTGGCCGACGGCCTGGAAGCCGACGTGGTGACGCTGGCCCTTTGGTCCGACACCGACGCGATCCGCAAAACGGGCCTGATCAGCTCGGGCTGGGAAGAACGGCTGCCGAATCACTCGTCGCCGTATTACTCGACCATCGTCTTCGTCGTCCGCAAGGGGAACCCGAAGCAGATCAAGGATTGGACCGACCTGACCCGCGACGGCGTGCAAGTCATCACCCCCAGCCCCAAGACCTCGGGCAACGGCAAGCTCAGCTTCCTGGCCGCCTGGGGTTCGGTCACGTCGCGCGGCGGCAGCGAAGAAGACTCGCTGAAGCTGGTGCGTCAGCTTTATGAGCACACGCCGGTCCTCGACTCGGCAGCTCGCGGTGCCACGGTCACCTTTGCCCAGAAGAAAATCGGCGACGTCCATCTAACCTGGGAAAACGAAGCCTATCTGGAGATCAAGGAATCGAAAGGTGAACTCGAAATCGTCTATCCGCCGGTCAGCGTCCGCGCCGAGCCGTCGGTGGCCGTCGTCGACAAGAACGTCGACAAGAAGGGGACTCGCGCCGCCGCCGAGGCGTACCTGAAGTTCACCTACACCGACGAAGGCCAAGAGATCATCGCCAAGAACTTCTACCGGCCGATCAGCGAATCGGTCGCTTCGCGCCACGCGGCCGACTTCCCGACAATCAAGCTGTTCCCGATCAACTCGCTGGGGGGATCGTGGGACGAGATCAACAAGAAGTTCTTCGCCGAAGGGGCAGCCTTCGACCAGATTTACGCCAAGAAGTAA
- the cysW gene encoding sulfate ABC transporter permease subunit CysW, with protein sequence MQPSKSLAYTGGRGSAARNDPWWVRYALIALALGVVGVLIVVPVVHVFYQALSDGWHTYADNLFGSSQQARDTRHAILLTLIVAPVAVVANTVFGVAAAWAIARFRFPGRTFLTALIDLPFSVSPVVAGLMLLLIFGLQGYLGAWLREHDIKVVFALPGLILATMFVTLPFVARELIPVMEAIGDEEEVAAVSLGANAWQLFRMVTLPNIRWGLLYGLILCNARAMGEFGAVYVVSGHIAGRTDTMPLRVEKLFQEYNNPGSFAVASVLTLLALVTLVIKLGLERQTRRELAESASLKGIESEA encoded by the coding sequence ATGCAACCTAGCAAAAGCCTGGCGTACACCGGCGGGCGCGGCTCGGCCGCGCGTAACGACCCCTGGTGGGTGCGTTACGCGCTGATCGCGCTCGCGCTCGGCGTCGTCGGCGTGCTGATCGTCGTTCCGGTTGTTCACGTCTTTTACCAGGCACTCAGCGACGGCTGGCACACGTACGCCGACAATCTGTTCGGCAGCAGCCAGCAAGCTCGCGATACCCGGCACGCCATCCTGCTGACGCTGATCGTCGCTCCGGTGGCGGTGGTGGCCAACACGGTGTTTGGCGTGGCGGCGGCTTGGGCCATCGCCCGGTTTCGCTTCCCCGGCCGGACATTCCTGACGGCGCTCATCGACTTGCCCTTCTCGGTCTCGCCGGTCGTGGCGGGGCTGATGCTGTTGTTGATCTTTGGCCTGCAAGGTTACCTGGGCGCGTGGCTGCGCGAGCATGACATCAAGGTCGTCTTCGCGCTGCCGGGCCTGATCTTGGCCACTATGTTCGTCACCTTGCCGTTCGTGGCGCGCGAGTTGATCCCGGTGATGGAAGCGATCGGCGATGAGGAAGAAGTGGCCGCGGTCAGCCTGGGGGCCAACGCCTGGCAACTGTTCCGCATGGTTACGTTGCCCAACATTCGCTGGGGGCTGCTGTACGGGCTGATTCTGTGCAACGCCCGGGCGATGGGTGAGTTTGGCGCGGTGTACGTCGTCTCGGGACACATCGCCGGCCGAACCGACACCATGCCCCTGCGGGTCGAGAAGCTGTTCCAGGAATACAACAATCCCGGCTCGTTCGCCGTGGCGTCGGTGCTGACGCTGCTGGCGTTGGTCACGCTGGTGATCAAGTTGGGACTCGAACGTCAGACACGTCGCGAACTGGCCGAGTCGGCCAGCCTGAAAGGAATCGAGAGCGAAGCATGA
- a CDS encoding vitamin B12-dependent ribonucleotide reductase, translated as MSNLGSTTAKGNAAVAENTRRKPARRFNKGLLIDPIFCSPDVEDVYGTVEWEVRSAAIKGESGEVLFEQNNCEVPTTWSQLATNVVCSKYFYGEVNTPEREYSVKQLIHRVARTIADWGIADGYFHGRADGETFYRELSWLCLHQHGAFNSPVWFNVGLYHQYGIKGAQCNWHWDNETATVTQPENPYEYPQGSACFIQAVRDDMEDIMELARSEAMLFKFGSGTGTDLSTLRSHREKLSGGGKPSGPLSFMRVYDQIAAVVKSGGKTRRAAKMQSLKVWHPDIMDFIECKSKEERKARILIQNGYDSNFNGEAYSSIMYQNANLSVRVTDEFMQAVVEDKPWTTRWVTDANREGPTFPARDVLAKMAECAWGCGDPGVQYDTTINNWHTCPNSGRINASNPCSEYMFLDDTACNLASINLMKFRHEDGTFDVERFQAACRIFFIAQEILVDHASYPTKRIAGNSHRFRPLGLGYSNLGSLIMSSGLAYDSDSAYGLCGAMTALLHGAANLTSSELASAVGTFDGFEENREPMLHVMQMHRDAVDQINDACPSYLKDAARNVWDEVLGSGARHGFRNAQATVLAPTGTISFLMDCDTTGIEPDIALVKYKQLAGGGMLKIVNNTVPLALKNLGYDEPQVQSIVGYINENDTVEGAPDLRDEHLPVFDCAFQPRNGKRSIAWRAHVHMMAAAQPFLSGAISKTVNMPRDTTPDDIASAYLEGWRLGLKAIAVYRDGSKESQPLNTSTEGDKAAGKLKAAPRRERLPDTRKSVTHKFNVAGHEGYITVGLYEDGRPGEMFVTMAKEGSTIGGLMDCFGTAVSMSLQYGVPLEVYVGKFSHTRFEPMGHTKNPDIRIAKSIVDYIFRWMGIEFLPGYREANTGVVAESPAAKAAPSTEEDSETQSKPVAKKAGGLTSGQGANGHASGANGHGSHANGTGTSGAASKGHAKASAKAAPTASLLERAGVAPKFTFTPNANTANRTEQFASFQVDAPVCDGCGSITVRAGNCYLCHNCGNSMGCS; from the coding sequence ATGTCGAACTTGGGCTCCACTACTGCCAAAGGTAACGCCGCCGTGGCTGAGAACACTCGCCGCAAACCTGCTCGTCGTTTCAACAAGGGTCTGTTGATTGATCCAATCTTCTGTTCGCCCGATGTCGAGGACGTCTACGGCACGGTCGAATGGGAAGTCCGCTCGGCCGCCATCAAGGGCGAAAGCGGCGAAGTGCTGTTCGAGCAGAACAACTGCGAGGTTCCCACGACGTGGAGCCAACTGGCCACCAACGTGGTCTGCAGCAAGTATTTCTATGGCGAGGTCAACACGCCCGAACGCGAATACAGCGTCAAGCAGTTGATCCACCGCGTGGCCCGCACCATTGCCGACTGGGGCATTGCCGACGGCTACTTCCACGGCCGCGCCGACGGCGAGACGTTTTATCGCGAGCTGTCGTGGCTCTGCTTGCACCAGCACGGCGCGTTCAACTCGCCGGTCTGGTTCAACGTCGGCCTGTATCACCAGTACGGCATCAAGGGCGCCCAGTGCAACTGGCACTGGGACAACGAAACCGCCACGGTGACCCAGCCCGAGAACCCGTACGAGTACCCGCAAGGCTCGGCCTGCTTTATCCAAGCGGTGCGCGACGACATGGAAGACATCATGGAGCTCGCCCGCAGCGAGGCCATGTTGTTCAAGTTCGGCTCGGGCACGGGGACCGACTTGTCGACCCTGCGTTCGCATCGCGAGAAGCTGTCGGGCGGTGGCAAGCCGTCGGGCCCGCTGTCGTTCATGCGCGTGTACGATCAGATTGCCGCGGTGGTCAAGAGCGGTGGCAAGACGCGCCGCGCCGCCAAGATGCAGTCGCTCAAGGTCTGGCACCCGGACATCATGGACTTCATCGAATGCAAGTCCAAGGAAGAGCGCAAGGCCAGGATTCTGATTCAGAACGGCTACGACTCGAACTTCAACGGCGAAGCGTACAGTTCGATCATGTATCAGAACGCGAACCTGTCGGTTCGCGTGACGGACGAGTTCATGCAAGCCGTCGTCGAGGACAAGCCTTGGACCACACGTTGGGTCACCGACGCCAATCGCGAAGGCCCGACGTTCCCGGCCCGCGACGTGCTGGCCAAGATGGCCGAGTGCGCTTGGGGCTGCGGCGATCCGGGCGTGCAGTACGACACGACGATCAACAACTGGCACACCTGCCCGAACTCGGGCCGGATCAACGCCAGCAATCCGTGCTCGGAATACATGTTCCTGGACGACACGGCCTGCAATCTGGCGAGCATCAACCTGATGAAGTTCCGCCACGAAGACGGCACGTTCGACGTCGAGCGGTTCCAGGCCGCTTGCCGCATCTTCTTCATCGCCCAGGAAATCCTGGTCGATCACGCCAGCTATCCGACAAAGAGGATCGCCGGCAACAGCCACCGCTTCCGTCCGCTGGGGCTGGGCTACTCGAACCTGGGCAGCTTGATCATGTCGAGCGGCCTGGCCTACGACTCGGATTCAGCGTACGGACTGTGCGGCGCGATGACCGCGCTGTTGCACGGGGCGGCTAACCTGACCAGTTCGGAACTGGCCAGCGCCGTCGGGACGTTCGACGGCTTCGAGGAAAATCGCGAGCCGATGCTGCACGTCATGCAGATGCATCGCGACGCGGTCGACCAGATCAACGACGCCTGCCCCAGCTATCTGAAGGACGCGGCCCGCAACGTGTGGGACGAGGTTCTCGGTTCGGGCGCGCGTCATGGCTTCCGCAATGCCCAGGCCACGGTGCTCGCCCCGACCGGGACGATCAGCTTCCTGATGGATTGCGACACGACCGGCATCGAGCCGGACATCGCCCTGGTCAAGTACAAGCAGTTGGCCGGCGGCGGCATGCTGAAGATCGTCAACAACACGGTCCCGCTGGCGCTCAAGAACTTGGGCTACGACGAGCCGCAGGTTCAGTCGATCGTCGGCTACATCAACGAAAACGACACCGTCGAAGGCGCTCCGGACCTGCGGGACGAGCACCTGCCGGTGTTTGACTGTGCCTTCCAGCCGCGCAATGGCAAGCGGAGCATTGCCTGGCGGGCGCACGTCCACATGATGGCCGCGGCCCAACCGTTCCTGTCCGGCGCCATCAGCAAGACGGTCAACATGCCGCGGGACACCACGCCCGACGACATTGCCAGCGCTTACCTCGAAGGTTGGCGTTTGGGCCTGAAGGCGATCGCCGTTTACCGCGACGGTTCGAAGGAGAGCCAGCCGCTCAACACTTCGACCGAAGGGGATAAGGCGGCCGGCAAGCTCAAGGCCGCGCCGCGACGCGAACGATTGCCCGACACCCGCAAGTCGGTCACCCACAAGTTCAACGTGGCGGGCCACGAAGGGTACATCACGGTCGGTCTCTACGAGGATGGCCGCCCGGGCGAGATGTTCGTCACGATGGCCAAGGAGGGGAGCACGATCGGCGGCCTGATGGACTGCTTTGGCACCGCGGTGTCGATGAGCTTGCAGTATGGCGTGCCGCTCGAGGTGTACGTGGGCAAATTCTCGCACACCCGCTTCGAGCCGATGGGCCATACCAAGAACCCGGACATCCGAATCGCCAAGAGTATTGTCGATTACATCTTCCGCTGGATGGGCATCGAGTTCCTGCCCGGCTACCGCGAAGCCAACACGGGTGTCGTGGCCGAATCGCCGGCCGCCAAGGCGGCGCCCTCGACCGAGGAGGACTCGGAAACCCAGAGCAAGCCCGTCGCCAAGAAGGCCGGCGGGCTGACCAGTGGGCAAGGAGCCAACGGGCACGCGAGCGGCGCGAACGGTCATGGTTCGCACGCTAATGGCACTGGCACCAGTGGCGCTGCCTCGAAGGGACATGCCAAGGCCTCGGCCAAGGCGGCTCCGACGGCGTCGCTGCTCGAACGGGCCGGCGTTGCGCCGAAGTTCACGTTCACCCCGAACGCGAACACGGCCAACCGAACCGAGCAGTTTGCCAGCTTCCAGGTCGACGCGCCGGTGTGTGACGGTTGCGGCTCGATCACCGTGCGGGCCGGCAATTGCTACCTGTGCCACAACTGTGGCAACTCGATGGGATGCTCGTAG